The Nitrospirota bacterium genome has a window encoding:
- a CDS encoding DegT/DnrJ/EryC1/StrS family aminotransferase, which produces MVPMIDLKKQFADIKDEVLGTVAEILESAHYILGPRVSEFEKKVAAYHGVSVAIGVASGTDALHLAVEALGIGDGDEVITTPFTFFATAESVIYTGATPVFVDIDPETMNIDPAQIEAKITENTKAIVPVHIFGHPAEMEKIMAIAKKYNLHVIEDCAQSFGADIRGRKTGSFGDIGCFSFYPSKNLGAFGDAGMVTLNDAELVDRIRVLRNHGSKGAYKHESVGFNSRLDELQAGILLVKFRRIDEYNRRRRENAALYNTCISDTVLKPVERPGMTHVYHQYTLRSAQRDRIQQKLREKDISSVVYYPIPLHLQEALSFLDHKKGDFPVAEEAAATVLSLPMYPELEEKTIREIAEIINNA; this is translated from the coding sequence ATGGTTCCGATGATAGACCTGAAAAAACAGTTTGCTGACATAAAGGATGAGGTGCTTGGCACGGTTGCCGAGATCCTTGAAAGTGCGCACTATATCCTTGGCCCGCGGGTATCCGAGTTCGAGAAGAAGGTCGCTGCGTACCACGGCGTGTCCGTGGCGATCGGCGTTGCATCCGGCACGGATGCGCTGCATCTTGCGGTAGAGGCGCTGGGGATCGGCGATGGAGACGAAGTGATCACAACGCCCTTCACCTTCTTCGCAACGGCCGAATCCGTGATCTATACGGGTGCCACGCCGGTCTTCGTCGATATTGATCCCGAGACCATGAATATTGATCCTGCCCAGATCGAGGCGAAGATCACCGAGAACACAAAGGCGATCGTTCCTGTCCATATCTTTGGCCATCCGGCAGAGATGGAAAAGATCATGGCGATCGCAAAGAAATATAACCTGCATGTCATCGAAGACTGCGCCCAGTCCTTCGGCGCAGATATCAGGGGCAGGAAGACCGGCAGCTTTGGGGATATCGGCTGTTTCAGTTTCTATCCGAGCAAGAACCTCGGCGCATTCGGCGACGCCGGTATGGTGACCCTGAATGATGCAGAGCTTGTTGACAGGATCAGAGTACTCAGGAACCACGGCTCAAAAGGTGCGTACAAACATGAGTCTGTCGGTTTCAACAGCAGGCTCGATGAACTGCAGGCAGGCATTCTCCTGGTGAAGTTCAGGAGAATTGACGAGTACAACAGGCGCAGACGTGAAAACGCAGCGCTGTACAACACCTGTATCTCGGATACGGTGCTCAAACCAGTTGAAAGGCCCGGCATGACCCATGTATATCACCAATACACCCTGCGGAGCGCACAGCGGGACAGGATACAGCAGAAGCTGCGTGAAAAGGACATTTCGTCAGTTGTCTATTATCCGATCCCTCTTCACCTGCAGGAGGCATTGAGTTTCCTTGACCACAAAAAAGGGGATTTCCCGGTTGCTGAAGAGGCAGCGGCAACCGTGCTTTCCCTGCCCATGTATCCGGAACTTGAAGAAAAAACGATCAGGGAGATTGCAGAGATCATCAACAATGCCTGA
- a CDS encoding Gfo/Idh/MocA family oxidoreductase — protein sequence MSLRIGVIGVGYLGQHHARIFSELEHAQLVGVADRDRLRADGIAAKYGCAAFEDWKELVEKCDAVSIVTPTTTHHGIALACLKAGKDVFIEKPITETLDDARELIAAADAGERILQVGHLERYNPAIVAAAGLIQNPRFIEAERLSPFLGRGTDVDVTLDLMIHDIDIVSGLVKSKVRSISAAGDRVLTGKIDAAKAWIEFENGCKALITASRLATEKVRSLKVHQNDAYISIDYQAQEVRRYFKDATGIAFDVIKTESREPLKEELKDFISCLQGRTCPLVSGKEGMQALEIVLKINEMI from the coding sequence GTGTCACTGCGTATCGGCGTAATCGGCGTGGGCTATCTCGGGCAGCACCATGCCCGCATTTTTTCTGAATTGGAGCATGCTCAGCTTGTTGGCGTTGCTGACCGTGACCGCTTGAGAGCTGACGGGATCGCAGCAAAATACGGCTGTGCAGCATTCGAAGATTGGAAAGAACTGGTCGAAAAATGCGATGCGGTCAGTATTGTTACTCCTACAACAACGCACCATGGGATCGCGCTTGCCTGCCTGAAAGCAGGCAAGGATGTCTTTATTGAAAAACCGATCACGGAAACGCTCGACGATGCGCGTGAGCTCATCGCTGCGGCTGATGCGGGAGAACGCATTCTTCAGGTCGGTCATCTGGAACGCTATAACCCTGCCATTGTCGCAGCCGCGGGTCTTATACAGAACCCCCGGTTCATTGAGGCAGAGCGGCTTTCGCCGTTCCTGGGCAGGGGTACGGATGTTGATGTGACCCTCGACCTCATGATACACGATATTGATATTGTGAGCGGCCTGGTAAAGTCAAAGGTCCGGAGCATCAGTGCTGCTGGTGACCGGGTGCTCACCGGCAAGATCGATGCTGCAAAGGCATGGATCGAGTTTGAGAACGGCTGCAAGGCGCTCATCACGGCAAGCAGGCTTGCGACGGAAAAGGTGCGGAGTCTGAAGGTCCATCAGAATGATGCGTACATTTCGATCGACTACCAGGCCCAGGAAGTGAGACGGTATTTTAAGGATGCCACCGGTATTGCCTTTGATGTCATCAAGACTGAGAGCAGGGAGCCTCTAAAAGAGGAACTGAAGGATTTTATCTCCTGTCTGCAGGGCAGGACCTGTCCTCTGGTATCGGGAAAAGAGGGTATGCAGGCCCTGGAGATCGTGTTGAAAATAAACGAGATGATATAG
- the trpD gene encoding anthranilate phosphoribosyltransferase, with product MIKEAINLLVGGINLSESEMAECMKEIMEGKATDAQIGAFLTALRIKGETVEEITGAARIMRDKAAKINAPEGVLDTCGTGGDMSHTFNISTTVAIVVAAGGVPVAKHGNKAVSSKSGSADLLEALGIRIDLSPDKVEKCLFETGFGFLFAPLFHPAMKYAIGPRREMGLRTVFNILGPITNPAGAKRQILGVFTAKLTETLATVLGNLGAEDAMVVHGEDGLDEITITDGTRVSRFTQGRVENLILSPEDFGLERGKREDLVGGDNQENANITRQTLGGEKGAKRDIVLINAAAGFMVAGRASDAKTAVAMAQEAIDSGRALKKLEEIIKVSNSL from the coding sequence ATGATCAAGGAAGCCATCAATCTGCTCGTCGGAGGCATTAACCTCTCTGAATCTGAAATGGCCGAGTGCATGAAAGAGATCATGGAGGGAAAGGCCACTGATGCCCAGATAGGCGCCTTTCTCACAGCGCTCAGGATCAAGGGTGAGACCGTTGAAGAGATCACCGGTGCGGCACGCATCATGCGGGACAAGGCAGCGAAGATCAATGCACCGGAGGGTGTGCTTGATACCTGCGGCACAGGCGGGGACATGTCTCATACATTCAATATCTCCACAACCGTTGCTATCGTTGTGGCAGCGGGGGGTGTTCCTGTGGCCAAGCATGGCAATAAGGCCGTATCGAGCAAATCAGGCAGCGCGGACCTGCTTGAGGCGCTCGGCATCAGGATCGATCTGTCCCCGGACAAGGTCGAGAAATGTCTCTTTGAAACAGGTTTCGGTTTTCTTTTCGCTCCCCTTTTCCACCCGGCAATGAAGTACGCGATCGGGCCGCGCAGAGAGATGGGCCTGAGAACGGTCTTCAATATTCTCGGCCCCATAACCAATCCTGCCGGAGCCAAAAGACAGATACTCGGCGTATTCACCGCCAAGCTCACCGAAACGCTCGCAACCGTGCTGGGAAACCTCGGGGCAGAAGATGCTATGGTAGTGCACGGTGAAGACGGTCTTGATGAGATCACGATCACTGACGGCACACGGGTATCCCGGTTCACGCAAGGCAGGGTGGAAAACCTTATCCTCTCTCCCGAGGACTTCGGGCTTGAACGCGGGAAGCGGGAAGATCTGGTCGGCGGCGACAATCAGGAAAATGCGAATATCACCCGGCAGACCCTGGGCGGTGAAAAGGGGGCAAAACGCGATATCGTGCTGATCAATGCGGCTGCAGGTTTTATGGTCGCAGGCAGGGCATCGGATGCGAAAACCGCTGTTGCAATGGCTCAGGAAGCGATCGATTCAGGCCGTGCCCTGAAAAAACTCGAAGAGATCATAAAGGTCTCAAACAGCCTATAG
- a CDS encoding aminodeoxychorismate/anthranilate synthase component II, producing MLLMIDNYDSFTYNLVQYFGELGEDVRVFRNNRITLDEIDAMKPDRIVISPGPCTPNEAGISIDTIRRFGGRVPLLGVCLGHQSIGAAFGGEIIRAPRLMHGKTSLIHHDGRTLFEGLPNPFEATRYHSLLIRKETKPDCLEITAWTDTGEIMGVRHKELLIEGVQFHPESILTLAGKDLLRNFLKLRQK from the coding sequence ATGCTATTGATGATTGACAACTATGATTCTTTTACCTATAACCTGGTCCAGTATTTCGGTGAACTGGGTGAGGATGTGCGGGTATTCAGGAACAACAGGATAACGCTTGATGAGATAGATGCGATGAAGCCTGACCGTATTGTCATATCACCGGGCCCCTGCACACCGAACGAAGCAGGGATCTCAATCGATACGATCAGGCGATTCGGCGGCAGGGTGCCGCTCCTTGGTGTATGTCTCGGCCACCAGTCGATCGGTGCGGCATTCGGCGGAGAGATCATCCGCGCGCCGAGGCTCATGCATGGCAAGACCTCGCTTATTCATCATGACGGCAGGACACTCTTCGAGGGTCTGCCGAACCCCTTTGAGGCAACACGGTACCATTCGCTGCTCATCAGGAAAGAGACCAAGCCGGACTGTCTCGAGATAACGGCATGGACCGATACCGGGGAGATCATGGGCGTCAGGCACAAGGAGCTGCTCATAGAGGGAGTGCAGTTCCACCCGGAGTCAATACTGACCCTTGCGGGAAAAGATCTGCTCAGGAATTTTCTTAAGCTCAGACAGAAATAA
- the trpE gene encoding anthranilate synthase component I, which translates to MLYPDFAEFEGLSQKGNLIPVYREILADTYTPVTAFLKLGGSPSFLLESVEGGEKWARYSFLGSRPEKILKGRGRRVEILEGMNPPRIIETENPVDVIKAEIMTYRPVEVKGLPRFFGGLVGYIGYDMVKFFETIELKAKEGIGLPDFFLMLTDTMLVFDSLKQKIKVVSNAHVDGRDLKEIYAESVQKIDEIISRLRTPLQGTDAGTPEKETGFVSNIPKEGFLSAVEKAKEYVMAGDIVQVVLSQRFERSSQVDPFDIYRALRVINPSPYMYYLDIGEGKIVGSSPEILVRVENRKIVLRPIAGTRRRGETDTVDKELEEELKRDPKEIAEHIMLVDLGRNDVGRVAKVGSVKVTDLMAVERYSHVMHLVSNVEGDLEDGLDSFDVLGACFPAGTVSGAPKVRAMEIIDELEPAQRGPYAGSVGYLSYSGNLDMCITIRTLVIRDNKVYVQAGAGIVADSEPEKEYTETVNKAKGMMKAVDMAEEGLD; encoded by the coding sequence ATGCTCTATCCTGATTTTGCAGAATTTGAGGGGCTTTCGCAGAAGGGGAACCTGATCCCGGTGTATCGGGAGATCCTCGCCGATACATACACACCGGTGACCGCATTTCTGAAACTCGGCGGCTCTCCGTCCTTTCTGCTCGAGAGCGTTGAGGGCGGTGAGAAATGGGCGCGCTATTCATTTCTTGGCTCACGTCCTGAAAAAATCCTGAAAGGCAGGGGCCGGAGGGTAGAGATCCTTGAAGGGATGAACCCGCCGCGGATCATCGAGACCGAAAACCCTGTCGATGTCATCAAGGCCGAGATCATGACCTATCGCCCTGTTGAGGTGAAGGGTCTGCCCCGTTTTTTCGGCGGCCTTGTCGGGTATATCGGGTATGACATGGTCAAGTTCTTTGAGACGATCGAACTGAAGGCCAAGGAGGGCATCGGCCTGCCGGATTTCTTTCTTATGCTTACTGACACCATGCTTGTCTTCGACAGTCTGAAGCAGAAGATCAAGGTGGTTTCGAATGCTCATGTTGACGGCAGGGACCTGAAGGAGATCTATGCAGAATCGGTGCAGAAGATCGATGAGATCATCAGCAGGCTGAGAACTCCTCTGCAGGGAACAGATGCCGGCACCCCGGAAAAGGAAACCGGTTTTGTTTCGAATATACCCAAAGAAGGGTTCCTTTCTGCCGTAGAAAAGGCCAAGGAATATGTGATGGCAGGCGACATCGTCCAGGTGGTTCTGTCTCAGCGGTTCGAGCGGTCTTCGCAGGTCGATCCCTTTGATATCTATAGGGCGCTGCGGGTGATCAACCCTTCGCCGTATATGTATTATCTTGACATCGGTGAAGGCAAGATCGTGGGATCGTCGCCCGAGATCCTGGTGAGGGTCGAGAACCGGAAGATCGTACTCCGTCCTATCGCAGGTACGCGGAGGCGGGGAGAGACCGACACGGTTGATAAAGAACTGGAAGAGGAATTAAAACGTGATCCCAAGGAGATCGCTGAGCATATCATGCTGGTCGACCTGGGAAGGAATGATGTGGGACGGGTGGCAAAGGTCGGCTCTGTGAAGGTTACGGACCTGATGGCAGTGGAACGGTACAGTCATGTGATGCATCTCGTATCGAATGTTGAGGGAGATCTTGAGGACGGACTTGATTCTTTTGATGTGTTAGGCGCCTGTTTCCCTGCAGGTACGGTGAGCGGCGCTCCCAAGGTGCGTGCCATGGAGATCATAGATGAGCTTGAGCCTGCGCAGAGAGGACCCTATGCCGGGTCTGTCGGCTATCTGAGCTATTCGGGGAACCTCGATATGTGCATTACGATCAGGACGCTTGTGATCAGGGACAATAAGGTCTATGTCCAGGCAGGCGCAGGCATTGTTGCAGACTCGGAGCCGGAGAAGGAATACACGGAGACGGTGAACAAGGCAAAGGGCATGATGAAGGCCGTTGACATGGCCGAAGAAGGATTGGATTAG
- a CDS encoding TIGR04442 family protein, whose protein sequence is MIKDLRLHGSHGPVDFFALISGADTLSTYFYEEETARIRFFSRGNEFTISETGVSYRGTGGSFCEYMFGVEKPLADMEKEDVLNRLIMFGAFMDESERVIFTNDTEGGETFYRLFLQGHAVANYYFLIASESDGDHKKRQKQVLRAVGKFLKRTDILSQNKDTELLERFCSELGEKKSMVFIFKLIHRANSEYYNAFRSFYFRNRGITSEEELFLNEIVSQNGIDHYQQERMKIDVMYRHPDNKLVVDEYRDILIKGAADDTLDASGHARLNRLRTLSIRNNIPVVLFDTLDDLLLKDKKVLEVQEQEYLKESRAILENLFFKDPSLKQHIIKEDIVRLIRAKHIAYSQNDRGFEQVLLDIGKACDELARETDDFSIFEEFSSIITYFDRYDNVQALLSQMSFMKNIEFREESLRSLVGNKKEFDRLDSELFRAVFITDLMDNKYITAYGRRKLKLVNKGVENIQNGEASYKDVIADLTALTDEEKIYFETHAALKERMRSFFPGLELKAVRNHIREDIAKELADKGMTAKIPARLFEKVFLDLRKESVYLNQILPQVIQNSDYALREDFLQNSGLDRFYVESLEQEYFEEKEMDIALLEAIREGRAVKGVGGGERI, encoded by the coding sequence ATGATCAAAGACCTCAGGCTCCACGGCAGTCATGGTCCGGTGGACTTTTTTGCCCTCATCTCCGGAGCAGACACCCTCAGCACTTATTTCTATGAAGAAGAGACTGCACGTATCCGCTTTTTTTCCCGCGGCAATGAGTTTACGATCTCTGAAACAGGGGTAAGCTACCGGGGGACAGGCGGCAGCTTCTGCGAATACATGTTCGGCGTGGAAAAGCCCCTTGCAGACATGGAAAAAGAGGATGTGCTGAACAGGCTCATCATGTTCGGCGCTTTTATGGATGAAAGCGAGAGGGTCATTTTTACCAATGACACTGAGGGCGGAGAGACCTTTTATCGTCTTTTTCTCCAGGGACATGCGGTCGCGAACTATTACTTCCTGATCGCGTCAGAGTCTGACGGCGACCACAAGAAACGGCAGAAGCAGGTGCTCAGGGCTGTCGGCAAGTTTCTGAAGCGCACGGATATCTTGTCACAGAACAAGGATACCGAGCTGCTTGAGAGGTTCTGTTCCGAGCTGGGGGAGAAGAAGTCCATGGTCTTCATCTTCAAGCTGATTCACCGGGCGAACAGTGAATACTACAACGCCTTCAGGAGTTTTTATTTCAGGAACAGGGGGATCACCTCTGAGGAAGAGCTCTTCCTGAACGAGATCGTGTCGCAAAACGGGATCGACCACTATCAGCAGGAGCGGATGAAGATCGATGTCATGTACCGGCATCCGGATAATAAGCTGGTTGTTGATGAATATCGCGATATTCTTATCAAAGGTGCTGCTGACGATACCCTTGACGCCTCAGGTCATGCCCGTCTGAACAGGCTCAGGACCCTGAGCATCAGAAATAACATCCCGGTTGTGCTCTTTGACACGCTTGACGATCTTCTTCTCAAGGACAAGAAAGTGCTTGAGGTGCAGGAGCAGGAATATCTGAAAGAGTCGCGCGCCATTCTTGAGAACCTCTTTTTCAAAGACCCTTCCCTGAAGCAGCATATCATCAAGGAGGACATTGTAAGGCTCATCCGGGCAAAACATATTGCGTACTCGCAGAATGACCGCGGCTTTGAGCAGGTGCTGCTTGACATCGGCAAGGCCTGTGATGAGCTTGCGCGGGAGACCGACGACTTCAGCATCTTCGAGGAGTTCAGCTCCATCATCACCTATTTTGACCGGTATGATAATGTCCAGGCGCTTCTCAGCCAGATGTCCTTTATGAAGAACATCGAGTTCAGGGAGGAATCGCTCAGAAGCCTTGTCGGCAATAAAAAGGAATTTGACCGTCTTGACAGCGAGCTTTTCAGGGCTGTTTTTATTACCGACCTGATGGACAACAAATATATCACGGCATATGGCAGGCGCAAGCTGAAGCTGGTGAACAAGGGTGTTGAGAATATTCAAAACGGCGAGGCCTCATACAAAGATGTTATCGCAGACCTCACGGCGCTCACGGATGAAGAGAAGATCTACTTTGAGACGCATGCCGCGCTCAAGGAGCGGATGAGAAGCTTTTTCCCCGGTCTTGAACTGAAAGCAGTCAGAAACCATATCCGGGAGGACATTGCAAAAGAGCTGGCGGACAAGGGTATGACCGCGAAGATCCCGGCCCGGCTTTTTGAAAAGGTCTTTCTCGACCTCCGCAAGGAATCGGTCTATCTGAACCAGATCCTCCCTCAGGTGATACAGAACAGCGATTATGCGTTGCGGGAGGACTTTCTCCAGAACAGCGGACTGGACCGCTTTTATGTTGAGTCCCTTGAGCAGGAGTATTTCGAAGAGAAGGAAATGGACATTGCTCTGCTTGAGGCGATCAGGGAAGGGAGAGCGGTGAAGGGAGTTGGAGGCGGCGAGCGGATTTGA
- a CDS encoding transglycosylase SLT domain-containing protein — protein sequence MNRHHHNMHGCSTAKITLPACCALILLSVLISVSAGDSGGREALANGRKDLAAGRYSEAVPNLLIAQREFALLEDYAMIYLADAYHNLGEHGKSRETLQALIDKYPSSPLRKKARMAELREEKDISGEELLPLYETYVKDFPEDDETYYVYGKLLKKNSREDRAAAVFKKLYIRAGYLSAAARSELGPDQITTGDIVERAANLIKQYDFEEAERDLKQALAVCSGKHRQEILRNLAYALFKQKKYREAAELYEKVNDLFYKARSLYRAGDKKGFEAALNTLADRNDKKTGFLLVTVAADRRREKDFNRALQIYQDVLKTYPSDAEDALWGIGWTQYLSGDYQQSEDTFSRLHAQYDDPKYLYWQARSMEAQNKDASHIYAGLVAADNNNFYVVLAYARSRRIIPRLSSLNLPESTPGKTRANERVEALISLGMREEAVAELAASSRHTASLPDLMYNAAKFQELGEFRRSIGLTTKIPYSEKMHRFWYPLAFWDKVEQASKRNNLDPFIILSVMREESRFDQAVKSPAGAYGLMQLMPQTAYRLDKSLKLGIHRPSQLTDPKNNVLLGSFYLRSLLDEFHSLAHMLAAYNAGELAVRSWQQRFDYRSVDEFIEDIPYSETRNYVKKVLTSYFQYRRAGLAEQGDDKGIEIILGKT from the coding sequence ATGAACCGTCATCACCACAATATGCATGGCTGCTCCACAGCAAAGATAACCCTTCCCGCATGCTGCGCGCTGATCCTGTTGTCTGTCCTTATCTCTGTCTCGGCAGGGGACTCCGGAGGCAGAGAAGCTTTGGCAAACGGCAGGAAAGATCTCGCTGCCGGCCGTTACAGCGAGGCAGTGCCCAATCTTCTCATCGCCCAAAGGGAGTTTGCTCTTCTTGAGGACTATGCGATGATCTATCTTGCCGACGCGTACCACAATCTCGGAGAGCATGGCAAGTCGAGAGAAACTCTCCAGGCACTGATCGACAAGTATCCGTCCTCTCCTCTGCGCAAAAAGGCAAGAATGGCTGAGCTCAGAGAAGAAAAAGATATCAGCGGCGAAGAACTGCTGCCTCTTTACGAGACCTATGTGAAGGATTTCCCGGAGGACGATGAAACATATTATGTCTATGGGAAGCTGCTGAAGAAGAACAGCCGCGAGGACAGGGCAGCCGCGGTCTTCAAAAAGCTCTATATCAGAGCGGGCTATCTCTCCGCTGCTGCACGCAGCGAACTGGGCCCGGACCAGATCACGACGGGTGACATTGTTGAGCGGGCCGCAAATCTTATCAAACAGTATGATTTTGAGGAAGCTGAGCGCGACCTGAAGCAGGCGCTTGCAGTATGCTCGGGAAAACACCGGCAGGAAATCCTCAGGAACCTCGCCTATGCCCTTTTCAAACAGAAGAAATACCGGGAGGCAGCAGAGCTTTATGAAAAGGTTAACGACCTCTTCTACAAAGCCCGTTCCCTGTACCGTGCAGGTGATAAAAAAGGCTTTGAAGCGGCACTGAACACACTCGCGGACAGGAATGATAAGAAGACCGGGTTTCTTCTGGTCACGGTTGCAGCTGACAGAAGGAGAGAAAAGGATTTTAACCGGGCATTACAGATCTACCAGGACGTGCTGAAGACCTATCCGTCTGACGCAGAAGATGCACTCTGGGGCATCGGGTGGACACAGTACCTTTCGGGGGACTACCAGCAGTCGGAAGATACCTTCTCCAGGCTCCATGCCCAATACGATGATCCGAAATATCTGTATTGGCAGGCCAGGAGCATGGAGGCACAGAACAAGGATGCATCGCACATTTATGCAGGGCTTGTCGCAGCGGACAACAACAATTTTTATGTAGTGCTGGCATATGCCCGAAGCCGCCGGATAATCCCCCGGCTTTCGTCGCTGAATCTGCCCGAGAGCACACCAGGGAAGACCCGGGCAAACGAGAGGGTGGAGGCGCTCATCTCTCTGGGCATGCGGGAAGAGGCGGTTGCCGAGCTCGCAGCATCAAGCAGGCATACTGCCTCGTTGCCTGATCTCATGTACAACGCAGCCAAGTTCCAGGAGTTGGGCGAATTCAGACGCTCCATCGGCCTCACAACAAAGATCCCCTACTCGGAAAAAATGCATCGCTTCTGGTACCCGCTCGCCTTCTGGGACAAGGTAGAACAGGCATCAAAGCGAAACAATCTTGATCCCTTCATCATCCTCTCGGTCATGAGGGAGGAGAGCCGGTTCGATCAGGCGGTAAAATCTCCTGCAGGAGCATACGGGCTCATGCAGCTCATGCCCCAGACAGCATACCGCCTTGATAAAAGCCTCAAGCTCGGCATTCACAGGCCCTCGCAGCTTACCGATCCGAAGAACAATGTCCTGCTGGGGAGCTTTTACCTGAGGTCCCTGCTGGACGAATTCCATTCCCTGGCTCATATGCTCGCCGCATATAATGCAGGCGAACTCGCGGTAAGGTCATGGCAGCAGCGCTTTGATTACCGCTCTGTCGACGAATTCATCGAAGACATTCCCTACAGCGAAACGAGAAATTACGTCAAAAAAGTGCTCACCAGCTATTTTCAATACAGGCGGGCCGGGCTGGCTGAGCAGGGAGATGACAAAGGAATCGAGATCATCCTCGGAAAGACATAG
- a CDS encoding cell division protein ZapA, translating to MGSVEISILGQKYTIKGDAQEEYIKKLAAYVEEKLQEIHAGNPNITPLKASILASLNIADELQRLRDDHDRAAQTIEEKTNALSGLFD from the coding sequence GTGGGCAGCGTTGAAATCAGCATCCTCGGACAGAAATACACCATCAAGGGTGATGCCCAGGAGGAATACATCAAGAAACTTGCCGCTTATGTGGAGGAAAAACTTCAGGAGATCCACGCTGGCAATCCAAATATAACCCCCCTGAAAGCTTCCATTCTTGCATCGCTCAATATCGCTGACGAGCTGCAGAGACTGAGGGATGACCACGACAGAGCAGCACAGACCATAGAGGAAAAGACCAACGCCCTCAGCGGTCTTTTCGACTGA